The following are encoded together in the Vigna unguiculata cultivar IT97K-499-35 chromosome 2, ASM411807v1, whole genome shotgun sequence genome:
- the LOC114174500 gene encoding heme-binding protein 2-like, whose translation MRNKYIAFIVAHALYVNWNLPQSCKQNECPTYTVVEAGNGYEIRKYDSPVWISTPPIQNKSFVGATTNGFIRLFSYARGKNNQNKQIKLTAPVTSEVSFNGGKPSIVVSFFVPLANQNNPALANGLSVKRWKSKFVAVKQFGGFVTDSNVGRYVASLKASLGATKRSFTFGKSFIIAQYDPPFKLTDRVNEVWFLSQ comes from the exons GGAATCTTCCCCAATCATGCAAGCAAAATGAGTGTCCCACTTACACTGTAGTAGAAGCGGGTAATGGTTATGAAATTCGAAAATATGATTCACCTGTGTGGATTTCTACCCCACCAATTCAGAACAAATCTTTCGTTGGAGCTACAACAAATGGTTTTATCAG GCTATTTAGCTATGCCCGTGGTAAGAACAACCAGAACAAGCAAATTAAGTTGACAGCACCAGTTACGAGTGAAGTCTCTTTTAATGGAGGAAAGCCCTCCATTGTTGTGAGCTTCTTTGTGCCATTAGCGAACCAAAACAATCCAGCTCTGGCAAATGGACTGAGTGTTAAAAGATGGAAAAGTAAATTTGTAGCAGTGAAACAATTTGGTGGGTTTGTCACAGATTCTAACGTTGGGAGGTATGTTGCTTCCCTCAAGGCTAGTCTTGGTGCAACCAAACGTTCTTTTACTTTTGGCAAGAGTTTCATTATAGCACAATATGATCCTCCTTTTAAATTGACCGATAGAGTGAACGAGGTGTGGTTCTTGTCTCAGTGA